A single region of the Plantactinospora soyae genome encodes:
- a CDS encoding LysM peptidoglycan-binding domain-containing protein: MPASRTARRAGQFCTGLGALIVLIGLLVGAPLALLTLAGNPLPDHVPSVDEISSALTSRDDGRLFLRTLAVVGWAGWATFALSVLVEVPARILRRPAIRLPGLGRQQRWAATLIGSVALVIAVSPAATAASAVATTTVSAPALPAAPVVAAAPFLTGQPAAAGLPVAAEPASGPAPHWLVAPSKDPAAEPVPVYRVEKGDYLGHIAGRYLGDFDRYPELARLNKIRDPDRIRPGQFLHLPPAAEDGGVRQHATGLVAVPPPPGGWPQVAPDGSVPQVEQPDGAAPPQNAVPRSTGPTAGPQQPVAPRQSVAPQQSETPLRSAAPERTVAPQGSATPGRPVAPQASATPQRPAGSPEPAVPVPAQPGNGADDDDATYTISASRAGPVDDLNRPLAVSAVIAVASIVGAQIGAVFGLRGRSGRRPPIGNGRHRLRG; the protein is encoded by the coding sequence ATGCCTGCATCGCGGACGGCCCGGCGGGCCGGTCAGTTCTGCACCGGTCTCGGGGCGTTGATCGTCCTGATCGGGCTCCTGGTCGGGGCACCGCTGGCCCTGCTGACCCTCGCCGGCAACCCGCTACCCGACCACGTACCGAGCGTCGACGAGATCAGCTCCGCGCTGACCAGTCGGGACGACGGACGGCTCTTCCTCCGGACTTTGGCCGTCGTCGGATGGGCCGGCTGGGCGACGTTCGCCCTCTCCGTACTGGTCGAGGTGCCCGCCCGGATCCTCCGCCGGCCGGCGATCCGGCTGCCCGGACTCGGCCGCCAGCAGCGGTGGGCGGCGACGCTGATCGGTTCGGTGGCGCTGGTCATCGCCGTCAGCCCCGCCGCCACCGCGGCGAGCGCGGTGGCCACGACGACGGTGTCGGCACCGGCGCTGCCCGCCGCGCCCGTCGTGGCGGCCGCCCCCTTCCTGACCGGTCAACCGGCCGCCGCCGGTCTGCCCGTGGCGGCGGAGCCCGCCTCCGGACCGGCCCCGCACTGGCTGGTGGCGCCGTCGAAGGACCCCGCTGCCGAACCCGTACCCGTGTACCGGGTGGAGAAGGGCGACTACCTCGGCCACATCGCCGGCCGCTATCTCGGCGACTTCGACCGCTATCCCGAGTTGGCCCGGCTCAACAAGATCCGTGATCCCGACCGGATCCGGCCGGGCCAGTTCCTGCACCTGCCGCCGGCCGCCGAGGACGGCGGCGTACGCCAGCACGCCACCGGTCTGGTCGCGGTGCCACCGCCGCCGGGCGGCTGGCCGCAGGTCGCGCCCGACGGCTCCGTACCGCAGGTCGAGCAGCCGGACGGGGCGGCGCCGCCGCAGAACGCCGTACCCCGGTCGACCGGTCCGACGGCGGGCCCGCAGCAGCCGGTCGCTCCGCGTCAGTCGGTCGCGCCGCAACAGTCGGAGACACCGCTGCGGTCCGCCGCTCCCGAGCGGACGGTCGCGCCGCAGGGATCCGCCACGCCGGGGCGGCCGGTGGCGCCGCAAGCGTCCGCTACGCCGCAGCGGCCGGCCGGCTCGCCAGAGCCGGCGGTGCCGGTACCGGCGCAGCCGGGCAACGGCGCCGACGACGACGACGCCACGTACACGATCAGCGCCTCGCGGGCCGGACCGGTGGACGACCTCAACCGGCCACTCGCGGTCTCCGCCGTCATCGCGGTGGCCAGCATCGTGGGGGCGCAGATCGGCGCGGTCTTCGGTCTCCGGGGCCGGTCCGGCCGGCGTCCCCCGATCGGCAACGGCCGGCACCGGCTACGCGGCTGA
- a CDS encoding NAD-dependent epimerase/dehydratase family protein — translation MRIAITGATGNVGTALLRRLATEPDIEVIGIARRCPRPDAGAPYDRVEWHAADLGDPACLQPLADRLAGVDAVVHLAWQIQPSHQRAQLRRTNLNGSRHVLNAMLAADVSKLVHASSVGTYAPGPKDQRIDESWPVTGVGRSGYSVDKAAVEAMLDGAERDYPVLRVTRLRKGLVLQRDAGAEITRYFLGRFVPVSLLRSGRLPVVPRHRRLRVQVVHADDVADAYLRALRSDLTGAFNIAAEPVLDGPLVAAEWGGWAAPLPLTLLRMLTRAAWRSRLVPADEGWFEVSTAVPLMDCSRAERELGWRPRRDARDALRDLLSGIATGAGTDSPPMRPKGRPTGHRAA, via the coding sequence ATGCGGATCGCGATCACCGGGGCCACCGGGAACGTCGGCACCGCGCTGCTGCGCCGGCTGGCCACCGAGCCGGACATCGAGGTGATCGGCATCGCCCGCCGCTGCCCACGGCCGGACGCGGGTGCGCCGTACGACCGGGTGGAGTGGCACGCCGCCGACCTCGGTGACCCGGCCTGTCTGCAACCGCTGGCCGACCGGCTGGCCGGTGTCGACGCGGTGGTGCACCTGGCCTGGCAGATCCAGCCCAGCCACCAGCGGGCCCAGCTCCGCCGGACCAATCTCAACGGCAGCCGGCACGTTCTCAACGCGATGCTCGCCGCCGACGTGTCGAAGCTGGTCCACGCCTCCTCCGTCGGGACGTACGCCCCCGGCCCGAAGGACCAGCGGATCGACGAGAGCTGGCCGGTCACCGGCGTCGGACGATCCGGCTACAGCGTGGACAAGGCGGCGGTGGAGGCGATGCTCGACGGGGCCGAGCGGGACTATCCGGTACTGCGGGTGACCCGGCTCCGGAAGGGGCTGGTCCTCCAGCGCGACGCCGGTGCCGAGATCACCCGGTACTTCCTGGGCCGGTTCGTTCCGGTCTCCCTGCTGCGCTCGGGTCGGCTGCCGGTGGTGCCCCGGCACCGGCGGCTACGGGTCCAGGTGGTGCACGCCGACGACGTCGCCGACGCGTACCTGCGGGCCCTGCGCAGTGACCTGACCGGCGCGTTCAACATCGCCGCCGAACCGGTGCTCGACGGACCGCTGGTCGCGGCGGAGTGGGGCGGCTGGGCCGCGCCGCTGCCGCTGACCCTGCTGCGGATGCTGACCCGGGCCGCGTGGCGGAGCCGGCTGGTCCCCGCCGACGAGGGCTGGTTCGAGGTGAGCACGGCGGTCCCGCTGATGGACTGCTCCCGGGCCGAGCGGGAGTTGGGCTGGCGGCCCCGGCGCGATGCCCGCGACGCCCTGCGCGACCTGCTCTCCGGCATCGCCACCGGTGCCGGCACCGACAGCCCGCCGATGCGCCCCAAGGGACGGCCCACCGGCCACCGGGCGGCGTGA
- a CDS encoding serine hydrolase domain-containing protein, with amino-acid sequence MKISNGRTRVGAALVGVALAGTLVSPALAGTPVAGSDATGRQRPAACTGTGVDPAAMVAAIQGLPSAEATAAQVRVSTGAGCWTGRSGVLDLRSEAPVPADARFRIGSVTKAFTATVVLQLVAEGRIGLDVPVQRYLPRLLPADYPAVTVRELLDHTNGLPSPTLPESIEWQLAHRFDRWTPEQIVRAGLRNERAFEPGDMQHYTNMGYIVAGMLIERVTGRSYGHEMRERIFEPLGLRDTYVPGSDPTIRGPHAHGYQTVTRGGRTALVDVTNWSQTMTPAAGDMISTLADLDTFLRELFAGRLLPAAQLDEMFTLPKVSDVGGGPALYSVGLTAFPLPTGEVLWGKSGARYGYSAAVAASRDGSLRAAYSVNSTDAKGEEQPLITQRIIAAALGMR; translated from the coding sequence ATGAAGATCAGCAATGGACGTACCCGTGTCGGTGCCGCCCTGGTCGGCGTCGCGCTCGCCGGCACCCTCGTCTCGCCGGCCCTGGCCGGCACGCCCGTTGCCGGCAGCGATGCGACCGGCCGGCAGAGACCGGCCGCGTGCACCGGTACGGGTGTCGACCCGGCCGCGATGGTGGCGGCGATCCAGGGCCTGCCCAGCGCGGAGGCGACCGCCGCCCAGGTACGGGTGAGCACCGGCGCCGGCTGCTGGACCGGCCGGTCCGGCGTGCTGGACCTTCGTAGCGAGGCGCCGGTACCGGCCGACGCGCGATTCCGGATCGGCAGCGTGACCAAGGCCTTCACCGCGACGGTGGTACTGCAACTCGTCGCCGAGGGTCGGATCGGCCTCGACGTTCCGGTGCAGCGTTACCTGCCCCGACTGCTGCCCGCCGACTATCCGGCCGTGACCGTCCGCGAGCTGCTGGACCACACCAACGGCCTGCCGAGCCCGACCCTGCCGGAGAGCATCGAATGGCAGCTCGCACACCGGTTCGACCGGTGGACGCCCGAGCAGATCGTCCGGGCCGGGCTGCGCAACGAGCGGGCGTTCGAGCCGGGCGACATGCAGCACTACACGAACATGGGCTACATCGTCGCCGGGATGCTGATCGAGCGGGTCACCGGCCGGTCGTACGGCCACGAGATGCGGGAACGGATCTTCGAGCCGCTCGGGTTGCGCGACACCTACGTACCCGGCTCGGATCCGACGATCCGTGGCCCGCACGCACACGGCTACCAGACCGTCACCCGTGGCGGCCGGACCGCGCTGGTCGACGTGACGAACTGGAGCCAGACGATGACGCCGGCCGCCGGTGACATGATCTCCACTCTCGCCGACCTGGACACCTTCCTGCGGGAGCTGTTCGCCGGCCGGCTGCTCCCTGCCGCCCAGCTCGACGAGATGTTCACCCTGCCGAAGGTGTCGGACGTGGGCGGCGGGCCGGCGCTCTACAGCGTCGGTCTGACCGCGTTCCCGCTGCCGACCGGCGAGGTTCTCTGGGGCAAGTCCGGCGCCCGGTACGGCTACTCCGCCGCCGTCGCCGCCAGTCGGGACGGCAGCCTCCGGGCGGCCTACTCGGTGAACTCGACCGACGCGAAGGGCGAGGAGCAGCCGTTGATCACCCAGAGGATCATCGCGGCGGCGCTGGGCATGCGCTGA
- a CDS encoding nuclear transport factor 2 family protein produces the protein MDIARVRDWIAGYERAWRTPGVEPLAELFSVDASYLQGPYRDPVVGLSAIARMWEAERDGPGEVFTMTSEVVAVDGDVGVARIEVHYGEPPGRAEFRDLWIMRFDADGRCTSFEEWPFAPPR, from the coding sequence ATGGACATCGCGCGGGTACGGGACTGGATCGCGGGCTACGAGCGAGCCTGGCGTACGCCGGGCGTCGAGCCGCTGGCCGAACTCTTCTCCGTCGACGCGAGCTACCTCCAGGGGCCGTACCGTGATCCGGTGGTCGGCCTGTCGGCGATCGCCCGGATGTGGGAGGCGGAACGCGACGGCCCGGGCGAGGTGTTCACGATGACCAGCGAGGTCGTCGCGGTGGACGGCGACGTCGGGGTGGCCCGGATCGAGGTCCACTACGGCGAGCCGCCGGGCCGGGCGGAGTTCCGCGACCTGTGGATCATGCGGTTCGACGCGGACGGCCGGTGTACGTCGTTCGAGGAGTGGCCGTTCGCGCCGCCCCGCTGA
- a CDS encoding DUF402 domain-containing protein, translating into MTQQGSGGTLTAGNTVTVRLVKAPRPDKSYPASVLSDDGTHVVVRAPWSDPVVRDMGFVRFEPGDIFTEHYWRDRWYSVKEVHDSAGGFKGWYCDVTRPAEVCDGVLVVPDLDLDLWASADRSQVLRLDEDEFLASGLTERDPEAATQARRALDELADLAAEGFRTI; encoded by the coding sequence GTGACGCAGCAGGGCAGCGGCGGGACCCTCACGGCGGGCAACACGGTCACGGTGCGGTTGGTCAAGGCGCCGCGCCCGGACAAGTCGTACCCGGCGTCGGTGCTCTCCGACGACGGCACCCACGTGGTGGTCCGGGCACCCTGGTCCGACCCGGTGGTCCGGGACATGGGCTTCGTCCGGTTCGAGCCGGGTGACATCTTCACCGAGCACTACTGGCGGGACCGGTGGTACTCGGTGAAGGAGGTGCACGACTCGGCCGGCGGGTTCAAGGGCTGGTACTGCGACGTGACCCGGCCGGCCGAGGTGTGCGACGGCGTACTCGTGGTACCGGACCTGGACCTCGACCTGTGGGCGTCGGCCGACCGGAGCCAGGTGCTGCGGCTCGACGAGGACGAGTTCCTGGCCAGCGGGCTGACCGAGCGCGACCCGGAGGCGGCGACCCAGGCCCGCCGGGCCCTCGACGAGCTGGCCGACCTCGCCGCCGAGGGTTTCCGCACGATCTGA
- the pdxR gene encoding MocR-like pyridoxine biosynthesis transcription factor PdxR has product MVESWVNLAERIGADLHLELSGAGSRRTVLARALREAVRAGRLAPGTRLPPYRSLAADLGLARNTVADAYAELIAEGWLTARQGSGTRVASRAEPPRPARVPKRVPRSAAPEHNLRQGQPDASAFPRAAWLAASRRALTAAPNDAFGPGDPQGRIELRHALADYLARVRGVRSTADRIVICSGFAHALRLLFGGRVLRGPLAVESYGLAFHRAILDAASVRTIPLGLDERGSRTEELAHTKGVRAVLLTPAHQFPTGGPLHPVRRTAVVDWAGVRDGLILEDDYDGEFRYDREPVGALQGLDPDHVVYVGSVSKSLSPALRLGWMVLPGHLVDPVLAVKGEREAWASALDQLTLADFIASGRYDRHIRRMRQRYRQRRNLLVDTLAEHAPHVTATGIAAGLHSVLRLPPGTERSTVNAAAWLGIAVDGLATFRHPQATTPAEDALVVGYATPPDHAYRAALDALHRALPPQP; this is encoded by the coding sequence ATGGTGGAATCGTGGGTCAATCTGGCCGAGCGGATCGGCGCCGACCTGCATCTTGAGCTGTCCGGGGCCGGCAGCCGCCGTACCGTCCTCGCCCGGGCACTGCGCGAGGCCGTCCGGGCCGGCAGGCTCGCCCCCGGCACCCGGCTGCCGCCCTACCGGTCACTCGCCGCCGATCTCGGCCTGGCCCGCAACACCGTCGCCGACGCCTACGCCGAACTGATCGCCGAGGGCTGGCTGACCGCCCGCCAGGGCTCCGGCACCCGCGTCGCCAGCCGGGCCGAACCACCCAGACCCGCCCGCGTGCCGAAGAGGGTCCCGCGGTCCGCCGCCCCCGAACACAACCTGCGGCAGGGGCAGCCGGACGCCTCCGCCTTTCCCCGCGCCGCCTGGCTCGCCGCCAGCCGCCGCGCCCTGACCGCCGCCCCCAACGACGCCTTCGGCCCCGGTGACCCCCAGGGCCGGATCGAACTCCGGCACGCCCTGGCCGACTACCTGGCCCGGGTCAGGGGGGTACGCAGCACAGCCGACCGGATCGTGATCTGCTCCGGCTTCGCCCACGCCCTGCGGCTGCTGTTCGGCGGTCGGGTGTTGCGTGGACCACTGGCGGTGGAGTCCTACGGGCTCGCCTTCCACCGCGCGATCCTGGACGCGGCGTCGGTCCGGACGATCCCGCTCGGACTCGACGAACGCGGCTCCAGGACCGAGGAACTGGCCCACACCAAGGGCGTCCGGGCGGTGCTGCTCACCCCGGCCCACCAGTTCCCGACCGGTGGACCGCTGCACCCCGTCCGGCGTACGGCCGTGGTCGACTGGGCCGGAGTCCGCGACGGGCTGATCCTGGAGGACGACTACGACGGGGAGTTCCGGTACGACCGCGAACCGGTCGGCGCCCTCCAGGGGTTGGATCCGGACCACGTCGTGTACGTCGGCTCGGTCAGCAAGAGCCTGTCCCCGGCCCTCCGGCTCGGCTGGATGGTCCTGCCCGGGCACCTCGTCGATCCGGTGCTGGCCGTCAAGGGCGAGCGGGAGGCCTGGGCGAGTGCCCTCGATCAGCTCACGCTCGCCGACTTCATCGCCTCCGGCCGCTACGACCGGCACATCCGCCGGATGCGGCAGCGCTACCGCCAGCGGCGCAACCTGCTCGTCGACACCCTCGCCGAACACGCGCCACACGTCACGGCCACCGGTATCGCCGCCGGCCTGCACTCGGTCCTGCGGCTGCCGCCCGGAACCGAACGGTCCACGGTCAACGCGGCCGCCTGGCTGGGCATCGCCGTCGACGGCCTCGCCACCTTCCGGCACCCGCAGGCCACGACGCCGGCCGAGGACGCCCTGGTCGTCGGCTACGCCACCCCGCCGGACCACGCGTACCGGGCGGCACTGGACGCACTCCACCGGGCGCTGCCGCCACAGCCGTAG
- a CDS encoding Rieske 2Fe-2S domain-containing protein translates to MRALLTRLEQAAGLDRTADRMQRVVASAIRPQWARDLLHGVWLGHPLHPVLVQVPTGAWTCTAILDLLPGQRRAATTLVAIGTASALPAAIAGWNDWGSLSREQQRVGLVHAAANGVAILLYAGSLAARLSGRHGIGRTLGFAGLAAVSSGAFLGGHLAYKQAAGVNQGVPDLRRIEEGWHPVADLDNLPEHTLLTRRIDEIAVVVYRDGDEITVMLERCAHQSGPLGAGEVTRVDGRTCVKCPWHGSTFALNGGEVVHGPAGTDQQVLPTRVVGGVLQTRLP, encoded by the coding sequence GTGCGAGCCCTTTTGACCAGACTTGAGCAGGCTGCCGGACTCGACCGGACGGCGGACCGGATGCAGCGCGTGGTCGCCTCGGCGATCCGGCCGCAGTGGGCCCGGGACCTTCTACACGGGGTGTGGCTGGGACATCCGCTGCATCCGGTGCTGGTGCAGGTGCCGACCGGCGCCTGGACCTGCACGGCGATCCTCGACCTGCTACCCGGCCAGCGCCGCGCCGCCACCACCCTGGTGGCGATCGGTACGGCGTCCGCGCTGCCCGCCGCCATCGCCGGCTGGAACGACTGGGGGTCGCTGTCCCGGGAGCAGCAACGGGTGGGCCTGGTGCACGCCGCCGCGAACGGCGTGGCCATCCTGCTGTACGCCGGCTCGCTGGCCGCCCGGCTGAGCGGGCGGCACGGCATCGGTCGTACCCTCGGATTCGCCGGCCTGGCGGCGGTCAGCAGCGGCGCCTTCCTCGGCGGGCATCTCGCCTACAAGCAGGCGGCCGGGGTCAACCAGGGCGTTCCCGACCTGCGCCGGATCGAGGAGGGCTGGCATCCGGTGGCGGACCTGGACAACCTGCCGGAACACACCCTGCTGACCCGTCGGATCGACGAGATCGCCGTCGTGGTCTACCGGGACGGCGACGAGATCACCGTGATGCTGGAGCGGTGCGCCCACCAGAGCGGTCCGCTCGGCGCGGGCGAGGTGACGAGGGTTGACGGCCGTACCTGTGTCAAGTGCCCCTGGCACGGCAGTACGTTCGCGCTGAACGGTGGCGAGGTGGTGCACGGCCCGGCCGGCACCGACCAGCAGGTCCTACCCACCCGGGTGGTGGGCGGCGTCCTCCAGACCCGCCTGCCCTGA
- a CDS encoding crotonase/enoyl-CoA hydratase family protein, with protein MGVRVEESGPVQTVVLSRPETRNAVDGPTARALADAFRNFDGDDRAAVAVLWGEGGTFCSGADLKAITTSSSNRVEPEGDGPMGPTRMRLSKPVIAAISGYAVAGGLELALWCDLRVAESDAVFGVFSRRWGVPLIDGGTVRLARLIGESRALDLILTGRPVPAAEAYEMGLVNRLVAPGEARAAAEALATEIAGFPQTCLRNDRLAVLASAGRPEDEAMRTELAYGMNSLAIDASDGVARFTSGEGRHGAYTPSA; from the coding sequence ATGGGCGTACGAGTCGAGGAATCCGGTCCGGTGCAGACGGTCGTACTGTCCAGGCCGGAGACCCGCAACGCGGTGGACGGGCCGACCGCGCGGGCCCTGGCCGACGCGTTCCGGAACTTCGACGGTGACGACCGGGCGGCGGTGGCCGTGCTCTGGGGCGAGGGCGGGACCTTCTGCTCCGGCGCCGATCTGAAGGCCATCACCACGTCCAGCAGCAACCGGGTCGAGCCGGAGGGTGACGGCCCGATGGGTCCGACCCGGATGCGCCTGAGCAAGCCGGTGATCGCCGCCATCTCCGGGTACGCCGTCGCGGGCGGGCTGGAACTGGCCCTCTGGTGCGATCTGCGGGTCGCCGAGTCCGACGCCGTGTTCGGGGTCTTCAGCCGCCGTTGGGGTGTCCCGTTGATCGACGGCGGAACGGTACGGCTGGCCCGGCTGATCGGCGAGAGCCGGGCCCTGGACCTGATCCTGACCGGCCGCCCGGTGCCGGCTGCCGAGGCGTACGAGATGGGGTTGGTCAACCGGCTCGTGGCACCGGGAGAGGCGCGCGCGGCAGCCGAGGCGCTTGCCACCGAGATCGCCGGATTCCCGCAGACCTGCCTCCGCAACGACCGGCTGGCGGTACTCGCCTCCGCTGGGCGACCGGAGGACGAGGCGATGCGCACCGAACTGGCGTACGGGATGAACTCCCTGGCCATCGACGCGTCGGACGGGGTGGCCCGGTTCACGTCCGGCGAGGGCCGGCACGGCGCCTACACCCCCTCGGCCTGA
- a CDS encoding pilus assembly protein TadG-related protein — MTGRTADGAPVGRDSGRVSLFLAVALIGVLAIIGLAYDGAGQLRSMQRADNLAAEAARAGGQAIDLGQLLEDGTTVLDQAAAEDAVDNYLASVDGVTLTQVRFDAAGDNSALTVSLELDYDTVFLDLFGFADNITVPGTATATLLTTTNR, encoded by the coding sequence GTGACCGGGCGGACCGCCGACGGGGCCCCGGTCGGGCGGGACTCCGGACGGGTGAGCCTCTTCCTCGCGGTCGCGCTGATCGGGGTACTGGCGATCATCGGGCTGGCGTACGACGGCGCCGGCCAGCTCCGCTCCATGCAGCGTGCCGACAACCTCGCGGCCGAGGCGGCCCGAGCCGGCGGCCAGGCGATCGACCTGGGCCAACTGCTCGAGGACGGCACCACCGTGCTGGACCAGGCCGCGGCGGAGGACGCGGTCGACAACTACCTCGCGAGCGTGGACGGGGTCACGCTCACGCAGGTGCGATTCGACGCCGCCGGCGACAACTCCGCGCTGACGGTCAGCCTCGAACTCGACTACGACACCGTTTTCCTCGACCTCTTCGGCTTCGCCGACAACATCACGGTGCCCGGTACGGCCACCGCGACACTCCTCACCACGACGAACCGCTGA
- a CDS encoding pyridoxamine 5'-phosphate oxidase family protein: MGKIHERIDGRLRSFIEAQKVFFVATAPLSGDGHVNLSPKGLAGSLAVLDEQTVAYLDFGGSGAETVAHVRENGRITLMWCAFDGPPNIVRVHGRGEPIFRDDPRWLDLIGHFPEQADAPGPRAIIVVAAERISDSCGYSVPFMEYREERTLHSDYFGRKTDEEFAAYCEKKDHVGVSLDGLPALPLPLPPLPA, encoded by the coding sequence GTGGGGAAAATTCACGAACGGATCGACGGTCGGCTGCGATCGTTCATCGAGGCGCAGAAGGTCTTCTTCGTGGCGACCGCGCCGCTGTCCGGCGACGGGCATGTGAACCTCTCGCCGAAGGGCCTCGCCGGCTCGCTGGCGGTGCTCGACGAGCAGACCGTGGCGTACCTCGACTTCGGCGGCAGCGGTGCGGAGACCGTGGCGCACGTACGGGAGAACGGCCGGATCACCCTCATGTGGTGTGCCTTCGACGGTCCGCCGAACATCGTCCGGGTGCACGGCCGGGGCGAGCCGATCTTCCGGGACGACCCCCGATGGCTCGACCTGATCGGGCACTTCCCGGAGCAGGCCGACGCGCCGGGGCCGCGGGCGATCATCGTGGTCGCCGCCGAACGGATCAGCGACAGCTGCGGATACTCGGTGCCGTTCATGGAGTACCGCGAGGAGCGGACCCTGCACTCCGACTACTTCGGCCGCAAGACGGACGAGGAGTTCGCCGCGTACTGCGAGAAGAAGGACCACGTCGGCGTCAGCCTCGACGGGCTGCCCGCGCTTCCGCTTCCGCTGCCGCCACTGCCCGCCTGA